TTCTGGCGCAGGGGTTGGTGAATGAGGCTCAGGTGAATTGGGATGATTGGACATGCTGATAAGTATGAAGCCTCAAAGACTCCGGGCATGGCTACTGATATCACTGATATCCAAAATAGTAGCCAAAAGCTACGGGTATCCAAAATAGTAGCCAAAATTTGGCTGAGAAGCGATCGCGCTATCCGTTACCACTATCACCGATCGCTCTCACTTAATACTCATTTATCTAAACACTCACTCATACAAATAAAAAAACGAGGGCATACCTATGCACACCCCCGCTGTTCCTTAACCGACCTTCAACGAATTTGAATCGCTTTGGGTTAAATTCCAGGCATTGTTCCGGGTAACAAAATGCCGCCCATCACCACGGGAAGCATGGCGGTTTCTGTACCACTACTAAAGGCAGTGCTACCACCCGTACCAATGGTAGTTAAGTCGAGCACGGCTCCATCTTGTCCCTCAGTTCGATCCCAAGCGTGGTAGACAAAACTTACCACTCCCTCGAAGCCCAGTTCTGGACGGAAGCGAATCAGTTGATTGCCCGCCAACAACTGCGCTGACTCTTCGGAAACCTCCGACAGCCCTATCCAGTTATTGCCACTATCAAGAGAGTATTGCCAAGTCCCATTAGCGCTATCGGCTTGAGTGATAGCGATACCGACAACAGCGCCTTCGTCCGCATCCGTAACTCGGCTACCTAGTAAGTCAAACACCATATTGCCAGGGCTGTTCAGGTCATCGACAGCGATCGCCCTTAATTGAGGCAATAGGCTCGTTGTGAGCACAGGCGCATCATTAACAGCGTTGACCGTAACCTGTACTGTTGCTGTGGCTGTCGCCTGATTACCGTCTCGAACAATGTAGGTAAAGCTGTCATCACCGTTGAAATCAAGATTGGGTGTGTAGGTGATCAGACCCTCCTCGGTGAAAGTGACGTTACCTTGGCTAGGCGCAGTCACCGACACAAGCGTCAGCGGGATGTCTTCCGCGTCCAGATCGTTAGCCAAGACATTAAAGCTAGCGATCGCTGTGTCCTCGTCGGTGGTGAGCACATCATTTTCAGCTACGGGAGGTATGTTCGTATCCCGAATTACAGTCAGATTGACAGTGGCTGATGCAGTAGCCCCAACGCCATCGCGCACCGTATAGGTAAAAGCGTCACTGCCGCTAAAATCGCGGTCAGGCATGTAGAAGTAGGTGCCATTGCCAAATCCCATCACATTGCCATTGGTCGGTTGATCAAAGCCAATGATGGTCGGTGCTTCCCCATCCATATCTACATCATTCGCGAGTAAGTCAGCGACACTTAGCGTCAGGACGGTGTCTTCGTTTGTCGAAAAGGCATCATTGCCCACAATGGGAACGTCATTGATTGAGTTAATCGTCAGGGTAACGACAGCGACAGCCGTGGCATTGTTGCTAGTGCCATCTGTAATGGTGTAAGTAAAGAAATCGGTGCCATTGAAGTTGGGATCTGGCGTATAAACAAAAGTATTTGCACCGCGATCGACCAAGCGCCCGTTTTGGGTGGGGGTAAAGTTCGTAATTAACAACGAATTGCCATCTACATCTGTGTCATTGCTCAGCAAATCGTCAGCCGTAATGGTGAGAGTGCCATCCTCATCGAAGCTAAAGCTATTGGCATTCGCGATCGGCAAATCGTTGGCTGACGCCACAGTGAGAGTTACGGTTGCTACTGCTGTACCGCCGCTGCTATCTGTAACGGTGTAGGTAAAGCTGTCACTACCATTAAAGTCAGGATCTGGCGTGTAGAGGTAGGTACCATTCCCGTTCACGCTGAGACTACCGTTCTCAGGTTGGGTAAAGTTATCAATCAGCAGCGAATCTTCTACATCAGAATCATTCGCTAACAAATCGGCTGCATTCAAAACCAATAGGGTATCTTCTACCGTGGTGGCGATATCGCTGCTGGCAATCGGTAAATCGTTGATCGAGTTTATCAACAAGGTTACGGTTGCTGCTGCTGTACCGCCGCTGCTATCCGTAACGGTGTAGGTAAAGCTATCGCTACCATTAAAATCAGGATCTGGCGTGTAGAGGTAGGTACCGTTCCCGTTCTTGCTGAGACTACCGTTCTCAGGTTGCGTGAAGCTGAGGATCGTTGGCAAGCCATCTTCTACATCTGTGTCATTCGCCAGTAAGCTAGCCTCGGCAAAACTCAGAGAGGTGTCTTCGTCGGTGGTAAAAGCATCAGCTCCGGCGATCGCAATATCATTGACCGCTCCTACGGCAATCGTCACTGTGGCAGTCGCAGAACCATCAAGGCCATCCGTAATGGTGTAAGTAAAGCTATCTGTGCCGTTGAAGTTAGGACTGGGCGTATAGAGATAGGTGCCGTCTCCATTGCCGACTACCGAACCACCCGCGGGTTGGGTAAAACCTGTGATCAGCAAAGCTTGGCCGTCAGGGTCAGTATCATTGGCCAAGAGTAGCGTGCTGCCAATCGTCAGGGAACCGTCTTCGCTAATAGAGTAGGTGTCATTAGCTGCGACTGGAATGTCAGGACTCGGCTGAATGGTGATGCTAACCGTAGCACTCGTCACCCCTCCATAACCATCAGCAACCCTATAGGTGAAGCTATCAGTTCCCTCATAATTTAGGTTTGGAGTATAAGAGAATGTGCCGTTGTTGTTAGTCAGCGTTCCATGAGCAGGATTAGTAAATCCTGCAATCTGTAGGACATCTCCATCGCGATCGCTGTCATTAGCCAGTAGGTTGGGGGTAATGGCACCAAGGGTGTCTTCACTAATGGTGAAACTATCAGCCCCAACAACAGGAGGAGTATTGACTGCTATTCTGCCTGCCTTCTGTCCATACAAGATGTAGTGTCGGAAGCCGCTTTCAATTTCACCCCTGCCAAGAGCCGCCAAAATATCAGGATTATGCTCTAAGTAGAATCGTTCGTCATAGAGCCTGCTGGGATTGCGGTTGTAGTTTGTATCGACTGCAAACTGGCCGTACCTGACAAAGTGCTCGTAGCCACTACTCAAGTCTCCCCGATTAATAGCTGCCACGACATCGGGATTATTGGCGAGGTAGTAGGCTTCATCAAACAGAGGACTCGGAGCACGGCTCAGCTTACTACCTAGTACAAACTGGCCATACCGGATGAAGTGCTGGAAGCCACTACTCAGTTGTCCTGCCTGAACGGCAGTGGCAACATCGGGATTATTGGCGAGGTAGTAGGCTTCATCAAACAGAGGACTTGGAGCACGGCTCGGCTTGCCACTGAGGACATATTGGCCATACCGGATGAAGTGCTGGAAGCCACTGCTCAGTTGTCCTGCCTGAACGGCAGTGGCAACATCGGGATTATTGGCGAGGTAGTAGGCTTCATCAAACAGGTCGCTAATACTCAAGGTCATGCAATTTACCTACTGAAGCGTGAAGTGAAGATGTTTACAGTGACTGCTGCCGCCACATCGGTATAACGAGCTAAATAAGCTTTGGTATCAAAACAGCGCTGAGATTTCGCTTCTCTCCTTGCCCGAACAAGACAAAATGTTCGAAAGCACTTCTAAAGATGCCTGCCTCTACCATCTGAGCTACATCCGGGTTTTGGGCCAAGTAGTAGTTGTGTCGAACAAGGGAGTGGACTCACGCCTTTCTGCCTAACCAAACTGGACAAAGTGATCAATTGGACTGGGAATCGTTTTAGCCTCGAATGCCAGTGCTACAACCGGGTTAGTACGCAGGTGGAATTTGGTATCAAAAAGAGGACTGACTCACGCTTCTCTAAACGACCAAATTGGGTGAAGTGATCGAGACCACTGGTGAATGCTCCTGAAGCGATCGCTTGAGCTACGTCAGGATTTGCTTCCAGATAATAAGTTTCGTCAAACAGGTCGGCAAAGTTTAGGCTCATAGAATTCCCCTTCACAAAATCAAAACACTTGGGCAGTCTCTAGCCGAAGACTACGGAAGTCAAAGTTAAATTTATTACTGAGCTTGCTTTCTGTACAGTATTTTCTTTCGCTCTGCAAGAGTAACAATGCTGACTAAAGTACAATACCAGCCAGATTTAACAATCTTTTTGTTTTTTTGATGAAGTCTTTGTACTTGCAACACAAAACGCTAGGAAGACAAAATGAACAAGGCTAAGGCACTGGAGAGATATGAACAGAATTTTGGGATGGGCAGGACTCGGTACTGGCACCTGTAGCGTTTTCTTGTGGCAAACCCTGACAATGGCAGCACAACCGCTGTACCTGGCCTACCCACCCAGTAATCATGAGACCACCAGCGATCGCATTTTCTTAATTGGCTCGGCTCCCCCATCGGGAGAAGTGCTGGTCAACGATCGCCCGATTCAACGCAGTGCGGCGGGGCATTTCGCTCCTACGTTTCCGCTGCAAGTCGGTGAGAATTTATTCACCTTGCGCTACCAAAACCAAACCATTCAACTCAAGGTGACTCGCCAAGCAGTGCAGTCAGAAGTGCCCAGTGGGTTGAACTTTGCCAAAGATTCTTTGACTCCGGCGGCGGATATTGCTCGTCTACCGGGAGAATCTATTTGTTTTGGCGCGATCGCTCCACCCCAAGCCCAGGTCAGCGTCAAGCTTGGCAACCAAACCATTCCCTTACAAGCCCAAACCCAAGCGGTCAATCTGCCAGAAAATTCTGCAGTACTCACTCAGCAAAACCAACCCACCATTGGCTCCGCGATCGGCCAATATCAAGGCTGCACTACCGAAACGACGCCCGGAAACTTGGGTCAGCCTCAATTTCAACTCAGTCTCAAAGGTGCTAGCACAGTGCAAGCCGCGCCCGGAAAAGTCACAATCTTGGCACCGAATCAGCTAGAAGTGGCGGAGGTCACAGCCGAAACAGGCACCGCCCGCACAGGTCCCAGCACCAACTATTCCCGTCTTACGCCATTGCCGAAAGGAACACGAGCCGCTGTAACAGGCAGAGAAGGAGATTGGTTGCGATTGGATTATGGAGCGTGGATCAACCAAAAAGAAACACGACTAGTGCAGAGTGCGGTGCCGCCGCGATCGCTGATTCGCAGCCTCGGTTCTCGGCAAGTTCCTGGCTGGACAGAGGTGGTGTTTCCCTTGCAAGCCCCTGTACCCGTGAGCGTGCAACAAGGCGATCGCACCTTTACGCTCAATCTTTTCAACACTACAGCCCAGACCGACACTATCTATGTCAACCCGGATCGGTTGATTTCTCGGCTGGATTGGCAACAAGTAGCACCTACCCAAACCCAATACACTTTTCAACTCAAGTCAGATCAGCAGTGGGGTTACAAGCTGCGGTACGAGGACACCAGCTTAGTCTTGTCATTACGACACCCGCCCCAAGCACCTCAGAACTCTAGAAACCAGCGGCCTAGAAACCAACCCCTGCAAGGCATCACCATCCTTCTAGATCCCGGACACGGCAGTCCCAATGATTTGGGATCAAGAGGCCCAACAGGTTACCCCGAAAAGGATGCCACTTTAGTCATTTCCAAACTGGTGCGAGAGCAACTGCTGAAGCGGGGTGCCACTGTTTATATGACCCGTGAAGGTGACGAAGACCTATATCCCCAAGATCGGGTCAACATGATTCAAAAACTAGAACCCACGATCGCGCTCAGTCTCCACTACAACGCCCTTCCAGATAACGGAGACGCGATCAAAACCCAAGGAATTTCTACGTTTTGGTACAACACTCAAGCCAACAGCCTAGCTGTGTTTCTGCACGACTATCTCGTAGAAAAGCTCGATCGCCCTGCCTATGGCGTCTATTGGAATAACCTGGCTTTAACTCGTCCCACCGTCGCCCCCTCTGTCTTGCTGGAACTCGGTTTCATGATTAACCCAGAAGAATTCGAGTGGATTGTCGATCCCAAAGCGCAGCAGAAATTAGCTGAGGCGATCGCGGCTGGGATTACCGAGTGGGTACAGACAAGCAAATAGCTTGGGGTTCAGCGATCGCGATTCTTCTTAAATTGCTAAGGGCGATCGCTGAACGGTGTCACGCAATCATCGCAGCATTAATTGCTTACCAGGGGCCCCAAATTGCAAAGGTAATGCCAGGGGTTTGCATATTAATAAACATCGTTTGACCATCTGGAGAGAAGCAGACTCCAGCCAGCTCTGATGTGTTGAGGGCATTCCTGGCAAACTTATAAAGACTGCCACTAGGGGTGACACCTAGGATGAAGTCTGTGCCATCGCCGTCTTCGCAGAGGAAGATATCTCGGTTTGGCACAACCACAATATTGTCAGGATTGTCTAAGACACCAGAGTTGTTGGGCTCAATATAAAGCTCAACAGTATTGTTAGCGGGTGAATAGCGCCAGATCTGTCCATCTCCAGAACTACCGCCGCTCTTGCAGGTGAAGTAGACATAACCACCGCCGTAAAAGATCCCCTCTCCACCAGAGAATCTCGCTGCTCCCTTGTTATACCCCTCTGTTCTAACGGTATCAGTTGAGGGATCGGGATTCGTGATCGTCACCCAGTCCACTGTTTTAGGAGTATTTTTTGGGAAACCAGAGGCGGTATTGATTCCAGAGGAACCAGTGATCCTCAGAGCAGATAAAGTGCCGCCAGCACTCAAGTTGGTTCTTTGATTGGGAACGAAGCGATAGAACAGCCCATCCCCTCGGTCTTCCGTCATGTAGACATACCCTGTGTTGGGGTCTACAGCCGCAGCTTCATGATTGAAACGTCCCATAGCCGTTAACGGCACAGGTGTCACAAACGCCGTTGCGCTGCTAGGAACTTCAAATACGTAGCCGTGCCTCTTAGTATTGTTGGTTTCAAAGGTTTCCTCACAAGTTAGCCAAGATCCTGAAGGGGTCGGACCACCCGCACAGTTACGAATCGTCCCTGCCAATACGCCTCGATGCGATACCAGAGTCCGAGTGGGACTCACCACCAACTTAGTACAGCCACCCCTAGCGTTGGTGTTGTACTTCTTGCTGCTGGGAGCGCTCAAGCCATTGCTAGAGGAAGGAGCGAGTTCATGGTTGCGGATAAGAACCGTATTGCCGTTGGCATCTGCAAAGGCACCCATCCCGTCATGACCACCAGGCACTTTGTAGCCGTCAGTCATGGTTTGTCCCGTTTCAGACAGCCTGCGATAAGTAAACCCAGACGGTAAATCTAAAACCCCCTTTGGGTCGGCCACGAGATTGCCGTAAGGTCCAGCAGCGATCGATGGTTTAGCATAAAAAGCTTCCAAAGGAGATAACAATACAGCACCCGCAGCCGATGTTCCTGCTAGGGTGAAAAATTGACGTCTTGATAGATTCACTAC
This region of Trichocoleus desertorum NBK24 genomic DNA includes:
- a CDS encoding cadherin-like domain-containing protein, whose translation is MTLSISDLFDEAYYLANNPDVATAVQAGQLSSGFQHFIRYGQYVLSGKPSRAPSPLFDEAYYLANNPDVATAVQAGQLSSGFQHFIRYGQFVLGSKLSRAPSPLFDEAYYLANNPDVVAAINRGDLSSGYEHFVRYGQFAVDTNYNRNPSRLYDERFYLEHNPDILAALGRGEIESGFRHYILYGQKAGRIAVNTPPVVGADSFTISEDTLGAITPNLLANDSDRDGDVLQIAGFTNPAHGTLTNNNGTFSYTPNLNYEGTDSFTYRVADGYGGVTSATVSITIQPSPDIPVAANDTYSISEDGSLTIGSTLLLANDTDPDGQALLITGFTQPAGGSVVGNGDGTYLYTPSPNFNGTDSFTYTITDGLDGSATATVTIAVGAVNDIAIAGADAFTTDEDTSLSFAEASLLANDTDVEDGLPTILSFTQPENGSLSKNGNGTYLYTPDPDFNGSDSFTYTVTDSSGGTAAATVTLLINSINDLPIASSDIATTVEDTLLVLNAADLLANDSDVEDSLLIDNFTQPENGSLSVNGNGTYLYTPDPDFNGSDSFTYTVTDSSGGTAVATVTLTVASANDLPIANANSFSFDEDGTLTITADDLLSNDTDVDGNSLLITNFTPTQNGRLVDRGANTFVYTPDPNFNGTDFFTYTITDGTSNNATAVAVVTLTINSINDVPIVGNDAFSTNEDTVLTLSVADLLANDVDMDGEAPTIIGFDQPTNGNVMGFGNGTYFYMPDRDFSGSDAFTYTVRDGVGATASATVNLTVIRDTNIPPVAENDVLTTDEDTAIASFNVLANDLDAEDIPLTLVSVTAPSQGNVTFTEEGLITYTPNLDFNGDDSFTYIVRDGNQATATATVQVTVNAVNDAPVLTTSLLPQLRAIAVDDLNSPGNMVFDLLGSRVTDADEGAVVGIAITQADSANGTWQYSLDSGNNWIGLSEVSEESAQLLAGNQLIRFRPELGFEGVVSFVYHAWDRTEGQDGAVLDLTTIGTGGSTAFSSGTETAMLPVVMGGILLPGTMPGI
- a CDS encoding N-acetylmuramoyl-L-alanine amidase; translated protein: MNRILGWAGLGTGTCSVFLWQTLTMAAQPLYLAYPPSNHETTSDRIFLIGSAPPSGEVLVNDRPIQRSAAGHFAPTFPLQVGENLFTLRYQNQTIQLKVTRQAVQSEVPSGLNFAKDSLTPAADIARLPGESICFGAIAPPQAQVSVKLGNQTIPLQAQTQAVNLPENSAVLTQQNQPTIGSAIGQYQGCTTETTPGNLGQPQFQLSLKGASTVQAAPGKVTILAPNQLEVAEVTAETGTARTGPSTNYSRLTPLPKGTRAAVTGREGDWLRLDYGAWINQKETRLVQSAVPPRSLIRSLGSRQVPGWTEVVFPLQAPVPVSVQQGDRTFTLNLFNTTAQTDTIYVNPDRLISRLDWQQVAPTQTQYTFQLKSDQQWGYKLRYEDTSLVLSLRHPPQAPQNSRNQRPRNQPLQGITILLDPGHGSPNDLGSRGPTGYPEKDATLVISKLVREQLLKRGATVYMTREGDEDLYPQDRVNMIQKLEPTIALSLHYNALPDNGDAIKTQGISTFWYNTQANSLAVFLHDYLVEKLDRPAYGVYWNNLALTRPTVAPSVLLELGFMINPEEFEWIVDPKAQQKLAEAIAAGITEWVQTSK
- a CDS encoding alkaline phosphatase PhoX, with protein sequence MNLSRRQFFTLAGTSAAGAVLLSPLEAFYAKPSIAAGPYGNLVADPKGVLDLPSGFTYRRLSETGQTMTDGYKVPGGHDGMGAFADANGNTVLIRNHELAPSSSNGLSAPSSKKYNTNARGGCTKLVVSPTRTLVSHRGVLAGTIRNCAGGPTPSGSWLTCEETFETNNTKRHGYVFEVPSSATAFVTPVPLTAMGRFNHEAAAVDPNTGYVYMTEDRGDGLFYRFVPNQRTNLSAGGTLSALRITGSSGINTASGFPKNTPKTVDWVTITNPDPSTDTVRTEGYNKGAARFSGGEGIFYGGGYVYFTCKSGGSSGDGQIWRYSPANNTVELYIEPNNSGVLDNPDNIVVVPNRDIFLCEDGDGTDFILGVTPSGSLYKFARNALNTSELAGVCFSPDGQTMFINMQTPGITFAIWGPW